CCATGTTGTATAAGTCAGTGCTGATTCTGCAGTGTGGCCTTGGAGTTTGTTAATCTCGAGCAGAGACCTTGTCTTTTCAAGTGCCAATATAGGATCGCTATCAATCACACACAACTTTGTTGCAGAATCCTGAGCTGATTCTTTTTTGACACTAAGGCGAATGCCTGAGATCAATTGAGGAAGCTGCGCATAGAGATTAGCAAGGTCGAATAGTTTCATGCAACACCTATCACACATATAGTAAATACAATGTGTTTAGATTTTGAAAAGAGGTATAATTGGATTAGCTGGGTGGGATGTCAAAGCATTACAAATAATCAATTTATTTTGATACAAGGCTATTCACGAAAAAAATCCTCACCCTTCATATACACGTAGTTATTGTGAATGCCGACAATCCACCAAAATTGCTGCAAAACGGCTCCACCGCCTTTTTCACTCCAGTATCTCTCGTACCTGTAAGTTTGGCCACCTACCAGCTTTGTACTATTATCTCGGTTTGCTGGCCCATGTAATCCAGACCAATCTTCTATGATAGTGGTGCCATCGATTATAGTTCTCGAACTATCATCATCCCTATTCCGGAATTTTACAGAATACTCTGCGCCTGCAGTACCTGGCATAATGAAATTCCCTGTTAGCTTTATAGCAATATAGTCTTTTTTTCTGGTATCAAGGATATAGCTCTGCCCCCAATTATAGTTGATATCCCCAGTTATTTTGCCTGAGGTCAGTATTTCAGAGGGTGACGTAGTACACGGCCAGGGATCACTGCAAGACCATGTCTGATAGCTGATACCATGTGATAACGTAATGTTGTCCAACTTAGGACCAAAGATATTCCCTGCCTCATCTTTGAACCAAGCTCTTATTTCACGATTACCGGTGCCGGTCAGTGTGAAGTTGTCCGTATTATTTACTGGATAAGCACGCCACCCAGCAGCAGTAGCAGAAGGTGTGGTTGCTGAAATATTGTCAGTGGCAAAGTAGTGACTGGTCCCGGTGACGTTGTTAAAAGTCAGTGTGACCGTGGAGGAGGTGGTGTTGTCAGCTCCATTGTTGATCAGCATGAAATTTGCCGTTGGGGAGACATTATCAAAGGTGATGTTATCCGTCAGGTAGCCAGAAATGTTTTGTGCTGCATCTTTAAACCAGATGAAAATCTGCTTCTCTCCTTGGCCTGAACTAAGTTGAAAAGTTCCTGAGGTGTCATAAGCCTGCCAACCAGAGGTGTTATCTAGGGGGTTGGTACTGTTCTCAGACAAGTAAATGTTGACTGGGGTAGCATCATCTGTCGCATTGTCGATGAAGCTGACTTTATCTAAATTGGTGAAGTTATCGTTACCTGCAGTACCAAGCAAGGAGAAGCTCAGTGGTTGCGGAGGAGTTGTGTCGAGGCGAGTAATGTTGTCTGAGAAAGGCTGAGAAATATTGCCAGCTTGGTCTTTAAAGCGCACTTGGATCTGCCGCTCTCCATAATTTGAACTTCCTAGAGTAAAATTAGTGTTGAAGCTGACATTATCTGAGGGCGTCAAATTGTCTGATCTCCATGGTGGACCTTCAAAACTACCATTATCTGTAATCTGGTAAGCAACAATTGAAGAGGCATCATAAGCATGTAGAGTCAAAGTCAGTGTGTCTGAAGAGGTATTGTCACTGCCGTTGTTTACTGTAACACTGCCAAACATCGGTGGGATGAGTTCACGAACATTTTTTAGGGCCTTGATTTCTACAAGGCTTAAGGATCGATTATAGATGAAGATATCATCGAGAATTCCTGTGAAATTAAACTTATTACTATTCAAAGAAGTACTTCTCCTTCCAATAAAAAAATCACTGTTATTCTGAATATTCGGTTCTAGAGAAAAGTTGGCACTATTATCTAATTGACCATCAATAAAAATTTTTATGGAATTGCTACGGTTAACAAAGCTGACAGAATGATAAATATTGTCATTTACTAACTGTACAGACTTAACAGATTGAACAACAGGTTTAGCATATTTTATCAATCTTAAAGAACCATCTTGGCTACATCTAATAGAATAAGGATAATTGCTAGGATTAGCTCTACTGTCCCATTTGCTTATTAAATCTGCATCTCTACCTTTAATGGAACTGCAGTTATTAGTCTTTATCCAAAAATGAATAGTGAAATCCAGATTTGGCCAAAAATCTAAAGAATTGTTGTCTGGGATTCTTATGTAAGAATTTCCGTCAAAGTAATAAGCAGAATCCAATTTATTGAAGCGATTTGTGCTGAATTGAACATTGCCTACTTGAGAGCCATGCAGTCCATTCCCCGAATAATCGAGAGTATCATTATCAAATGGATAATAGGCAACGAGTCCATTGCTTAGGTTGAGAGTCTGGTTATCAGTTTTGAAGTGAAAGATCTGAGAAGGATAGAGTGTCAGGTTGTCCTGAGGATGAACAAAGCCTTTGATCTTGAGTTGGTAGTTTGTTTCTCTTAGCAGAGGCCCTGTGGACCAGAAGATAAGGCTGTCATTGTCGAGATTCCACTGCCCGC
This genomic window from SAR324 cluster bacterium contains:
- a CDS encoding LamG domain-containing protein; its protein translation is SFSDFSQLLPTWDNLTFRFDNLSQNTEQGHTLWVQDRAGNIGWGYPFKIRFDNVTPDTSKTTVELDNLSRSFNGLSLKLNTTDNDTQFFLAQLDNSSTPNAYSSGWVQAQPNLLYSLPLDDTSASQQHTLSLWLRDKAGNIDNLTSTRTVYRAWLYDGQTRVDNQSNPTVNAYAGLKIKYPLVLPSSYPLGNLQLQKASDNLSVSGQWNLDNDSLIFWSTGPLLRETNYQLKIKGFVHPQDNLTLYPSQIFHFKTDNQTLNLSNGLVAYYPFDNDTLDYSGNGLHGSQVGNVQFSTNRFNKLDSAYYFDGNSYIRIPDNNSLDFWPNLDFTIHFWIKTNNCSSIKGRDADLISKWDSRANPSNYPYSIRCSQDGSLRLIKYAKPVVQSVKSVQLVNDNIYHSVSFVNRSNSIKIFIDGQLDNSANFSLEPNIQNNSDFFIGRRSTSLNSNKFNFTGILDDIFIYNRSLSLVEIKALKNVRELIPPMFGSVTVNNGSDNTSSDTLTLTLHAYDASSIVAYQITDNGSFEGPPWRSDNLTPSDNVSFNTNFTLGSSNYGERQIQVRFKDQAGNISQPFSDNITRLDTTPPQPLSFSLLGTAGNDNFTNLDKVSFIDNATDDATPVNIYLSENSTNPLDNTSGWQAYDTSGTFQLSSGQGEKQIFIWFKDAAQNISGYLTDNITFDNVSPTANFMLINNGADNTTSSTVTLTFNNVTGTSHYFATDNISATTPSATAAGWRAYPVNNTDNFTLTGTGNREIRAWFKDEAGNIFGPKLDNITLSHGISYQTWSCSDPWPCTTSPSEILTSGKITGDINYNWGQSYILDTRKKDYIAIKLTGNFIMPGTAGAEYSVKFRNRDDDSSRTIIDGTTIIEDWSGLHGPANRDNSTKLVGGQTYRYERYWSEKGGGAVLQQFWWIVGIHNNYVYMKGEDFFRE